One window of Paralichthys olivaceus isolate ysfri-2021 chromosome 20, ASM2471397v2, whole genome shotgun sequence genomic DNA carries:
- the LOC109639156 gene encoding sodium bicarbonate cotransporter 3-like isoform X1, producing MDEQSEEETVLTGLDEEAIVDHGKTSFTTHSNYEKEELESHRAVYVGVHVPLGRETKRRHRHRGHKHHRKKRERDAEEGKEDGRESPSYDTPSQRVQFILGTEDDDLEHVPHDLFTELDELSFRDGSNATEWKETARWLKFEEDVEDGGERWSKPYVATLSLHSLFELRSCILNGTVMLDMRANTIEEIADMLIDSMVASGQLKEDLCCQVREAMLKKHHHQNERKLSNRIPLVRSIADIGKKHSDPLLLERNGEGLSSSRLSLHKPGASSSVSNLSQRRESRVSVLLNHLLPSSSSNTGSTLGPSPLTTPQSTPAFFRRSSQSPPRTRGTGPGPQGIPEVVVSPPEDDDPPNSTEDEATSPQLSRRTSLASQSLELLPLEGPLISPNSVPNNLDGNKAVERRPSKVGVSRESSSVDFSKVDMNFMKKIPPGAEASNVLVGEVDFLEKPIIAFVRLSPAVLITGLTEVPVPTRFLFLLLGPHGKGPQYHEIGRSMATLMTDEIFHDVAYKAKDRTDLLSGIDEFLDQVTVLPPGEWDPTIRIEPPKNVPSQMKRKRPSQPNGSASPAGELEKDEDHHEGPELQRTGMIFGGLIWDIKRKAPFYWSDIRDSFSLQCLASVLFLYCACMSPVITFGGLLGEATKGNISAIESLFGASLTGVAYSLFAGQPLTILGSTGPVLVFEKILFKFCSDYGLSYLSLRTSIGLWTAFMCLVLVATDASSLVCYITRFTEEAFAALICIIFIYEALEKLFHLGEHYPVNMHNDLDNLTLYSCQCSPPANVTYEQEQKWNQSGYSPDSVPWGSLNVSMCKTLHGEFVGPACGHHGPYIPDVLFWSIILFFTTFFLSSFLKQFKTERYFPTKVRSTISDFAVFITIMIMVLVDYLMGIPSPKLNVPDRFEPTSKNRGWLMDPLGENPWWTLLVSALPALLCTILIFMDQQITAVIINRKEHKLKKGCGYHLDLLIVAVMLGVCSIMGLPWFVAATVLSISHVNSLKVESGCSAPGEQPKFLGIREQRVTGFMIFVLMGCSVFMTSVLKFIPMPVLYGVFLYMGVSSLKGIQFFDRIKLFGMPAKHQPDLIYLRYVPLWKVHIFTLVQLTCLVLLWVIKASAAAVVFPMMVLALVFIRKLLDFFFTKRELSWLDDLMPESKKKKEDDKKKKAREKLEAESRLQEEGMGLKVGFEGSNHLSIPVKSLSGSQEKVACVRVDVSPESPGGGSTAETFL from the exons ATGGACGAACAGAGCGAAGAGGAGACTGTGCTCACG GGTCTAGATGAAGAGGCCATAGTTGACCATGGAAAGACCAGCTTCACCACTCACTCAAACTATGAGAAGGAAGAGTTGGAAA GCCACAGAGCAGTATACGTAGGTGTCCACGTTCCTCTTGGAAGAGAGACCAAGCGGAGGCATCGCCACCGAGGACACAAACACCAccgaaagaaaagagagagagatgctgaggAGGGGAAGGAAGATGGCCGGGAATCCCCATCTTATG ACACACCCTCCCAAAGGGTCCAGTTCATCTTGGGTACAGAGGACGATGACCTGGAGCACGTCCCCCATGACCTCTTCACTGAGCTGGACGAGCTGTCCTTCAGGGACGGCAGCAATGCCACGGAATGGAAAGAGACTGCCAG ATGGCTGAAGTTTGAGGAGGATGTGGAAGATGGTGGTGAGAGGTGGAGTAAGCCCTACGTGGCTACATTGTCGCTTCACAGCTTATTTGAACTACGTAGCTGTATACTCAACGGCACTGTCATGCTGGATATGAGAGCCAACACTATCGAGGAAATCGCAG ACATGTTGATAGACAGCATGGTGGCTTCGGGCCAGCTGAAGGAGGACCTCTGCTGCCAGGTGCGAGAAGCCATGCTGAAGAAGCACCACCACCAGAACGAGAGAAAGCTCAGCAATCGCATCCCTCTGGTGCGCTCCATCGCTGACATAGGCAAGAAACATTCCGACCCGCTCTTGCTTGAGAGAAACG GAGAGGGCCTGTCCTCTTCACGTCTTTCTCTCCACAAGCCAGGGgcatcctcctctgtctccaacCTGTCCCAGAGACGAGAATCCCGAGTCTCCGTCCTGCTCAACCACCTCCtgccctcttcttcctccaacaCTGGGTCCACCCTAGGCCCCTCGCCCCTCACCACCCCACAAAGTACCCCAGCTTTCTTCCGGCGCTCCTCCCAAAGCCCACCACGCACCCGTGGCACAGGCCCTGGCCCTCAAGGCATCCCCGAGGTGGTGGTATCTCCTCCAGAGGATGACGACCCACCAAACTCGACAGAAGATGAGGCAACATCGCCACAGCTCAGCCGACGAACATCCTTGGCATCCCAGAGCCTCGAGCTGCTGCCCTTAGAAG GACCATTGATATCTCCGAACTCCGTCCCAAACAACCTGGATGGCAATAAGGCTGTGGAGAGGAGGCCATCCAAAGTAGGGGTCAGTAGAGAAAGCAGCAGTGTCGACTTCAGCAAG GTGGACATGAATTTCATGAAAAAGATTCCTCCGGGTGCTGAGGCTTCCAACGTGCTGGTGGGAGAAGTGGACTTCCTGGAGAAGCCCATTATTGCCTTTGTGCGACTGTCTCCTGCGGTCCTTATCACAGGCCTCACAGAGGTGCCTGTTCCCACGAG GTTTCTTTTCCTGCTTTTGGGTCCTCACGGCAAAGGCCCGCAGTACCATGAAATTGGCAGATCAATGGCCACACTCATGACAGATGAG ATTTTCCATGATGTGGCGTACAAAGCCAAAGACCGAACGGATCTCCTCTCTGGGATTGACGAGTTCCTTGATCAAGTGACTGTCCTGCCTCCTGGGGAATGGGATCCCACGATTCGGATCGAGCCTCCCAAGAATGTCCCATCTCAG atgaagaggaagagaccGTCCCAGCCCAACGGGAGTGCGTCTCCAGCAGGTGAGCTGGAAAAGGATGAGGACCATCATGAAGGACCTGAGCTGCAGAGGACGGGGAT GATATTTGGAGGTCTGATCTGGGATATCAAGCGGAAAGCACCGTTCTACTGGAGTGACATCAGGGACTCCTTCAGTCTGCAGTGTCTTGCCTCCGTCCTCTTCCTCTATTGCGCCTGCATGTCCCCCGTCATCACATTTGGAGGTCTGCTGGGGGAGGCCACAAAAGGCAACATA AGTGCTATAGAGTCTCTATTTGGGGCGTCGCTGACAGGAGTGGCGTACTCCCTCTTCGCAGGCCAGCCCCTCACTATTCTTGGCAGCACGGGGCCCGTTTTAGTGTTTGAGAAGATCCTCTTCAAGTTCTGCAG CGACTACGGCCTCTCCTACCTGTCACTGCGAACCAGCATCGGCCTGTGGACAGCCTTCATGTGTCTCGTCCTGGTGGCGACAGATGCCAGCTCCTTGGTCTGCTACATCACCAGATTCACAGAGGAGGCCTTTGCCGCGCTCATCTGCATCATCTTCATCTACGAGGCTCTAGAGAAGCTGTTTCACTTGGGGGAACACTACCCTGTCAACATGCACAACGACCTGGACAATCTTACTCTGTATTC GTGTCAGTGCTCTCCTCCAGCCAATGTCACATATGAGCAGGAGCAGAAGTGGAATCAGTCGGGATACAGCCCAGACTCTGTCCCCTGGGGCAGCCTCAATGTTTCG ATGTGTAAAACGCTCCATGGGGAGTTTGTGGGTCCGGCCTGTGGTCACCATGGTCCCTACATCCCAGATGTTCTCTTCTGGTCGatcatcctcttcttcaccaccttcttcctctcctccttcctcaaGCAATTCAAGACGGAGAGATATTTTCCCACCAAG GTGCGTTCCACTATCAGCGACTTTGCTGTGTTTATAACCATCATGATCATGGTGCTGGTTGACTATCTAATGGGCATCCCATCTCCGAAACTGAATGTTCCCGACCGCTTTGAG CCTACTTCAAAGAACCGAGGCTGGCTAATGGACCCGCTAGGAGAAAATCCCTGGTGGACTCTGCTGGTGTCTGCACTTCCTGCCCTGCTCTGCACCATCCTCATCTTTATGGACCAGCAGATCACTGCAGTCATCATAAACCGCAAGGAGCACAAACTCAAG AAAGGCTGTGGCTATCACCTGGACTTGCTGATCGTGGCAGTAATGCTGGGTGTGTGCTCCATTATGGGCCTGCCGTGGTTCGTGGCTGCAACCGTCCTCTCCATCTCCCACGTGAACAGCCTGAAGGTGGAGTCTGGCTGCTCCGCTCCAGGAGAACAGCCCAAGTTTCTGGGCATTCGAGAGCAGCGTGTCACTGGGTTCATGATTTTTGTCCTCATGGGTTGTTCCGTTTTCATGACGTCAGTGCTCAAG TTCATTCCAATGCCAGTGTTGTATGGAGTCTTTCTCTACATGGGTGTCTCCTCCCTCAAAGGAATTCAA TTCTTTGACAGAATCAAGTTGTTTGGTATGCCTGCCAAGCACCAGCCGGATCTGATCTATCTCCGCTATGTGCCGCTGTGGAAGGTCCACATCTTCACCCTGGTGCAGCTCACCTGTCTGGTGCTGCTCTGGGTCATCAAggcctctgcagcagctgttgtgtTTCCCATGATG
- the LOC109639156 gene encoding sodium bicarbonate cotransporter 3-like isoform X6, with product MDEQSEEETVLTGLDEEAIVDHGKTSFTTHSNYEKEELESHRAVYVGVHVPLGRETKRRHRHRGHKHHRKKRERDAEEGKEDGRESPSYDTPSQRVQFILGTEDDDLEHVPHDLFTELDELSFRDGSNATEWKETARWLKFEEDVEDGGERWSKPYVATLSLHSLFELRSCILNGTVMLDMRANTIEEIADMLIDSMVASGQLKEDLCCQVREAMLKKHHHQNERKLSNRIPLVRSIADIGKKHSDPLLLERNGEGLSSSRLSLHKPGASSSVSNLSQRRESRVSVLLNHLLPSSSSNTGSTLGPSPLTTPQSTPAFFRRSSQSPPRTRGTGPGPQGIPEVVVSPPEDDDPPNSTEDEATSPQLSRRTSLASQSLELLPLEGPLISPNSVPNNLDGNKAVERRPSKVGVDMNFMKKIPPGAEASNVLVGEVDFLEKPIIAFVRLSPAVLITGLTEVPVPTRFLFLLLGPHGKGPQYHEIGRSMATLMTDEIFHDVAYKAKDRTDLLSGIDEFLDQVTVLPPGEWDPTIRIEPPKNVPSQMKRKRPSQPNGSASPAGELEKDEDHHEGPELQRTGMIFGGLIWDIKRKAPFYWSDIRDSFSLQCLASVLFLYCACMSPVITFGGLLGEATKGNISAIESLFGASLTGVAYSLFAGQPLTILGSTGPVLVFEKILFKFCSDYGLSYLSLRTSIGLWTAFMCLVLVATDASSLVCYITRFTEEAFAALICIIFIYEALEKLFHLGEHYPVNMHNDLDNLTLYSCQCSPPANVTYEQEQKWNQSGYSPDSVPWGSLNVSMCKTLHGEFVGPACGHHGPYIPDVLFWSIILFFTTFFLSSFLKQFKTERYFPTKVRSTISDFAVFITIMIMVLVDYLMGIPSPKLNVPDRFEPTSKNRGWLMDPLGENPWWTLLVSALPALLCTILIFMDQQITAVIINRKEHKLKKGCGYHLDLLIVAVMLGVCSIMGLPWFVAATVLSISHVNSLKVESGCSAPGEQPKFLGIREQRVTGFMIFVLMGCSVFMTSVLKFIPMPVLYGVFLYMGVSSLKGIQFFDRIKLFGMPAKHQPDLIYLRYVPLWKVHIFTLVQLTCLVLLWVIKASAAAVVFPMMVLALVFIRKLLDFFFTKRELSWLDDLMPESKKKKEDDKKKKAREKLEAESRLQEEGMGLKVGFEGSNHLSIPVKSLSGSQEKVACVRVDVSPESPGGGSTAETFL from the exons ATGGACGAACAGAGCGAAGAGGAGACTGTGCTCACG GGTCTAGATGAAGAGGCCATAGTTGACCATGGAAAGACCAGCTTCACCACTCACTCAAACTATGAGAAGGAAGAGTTGGAAA GCCACAGAGCAGTATACGTAGGTGTCCACGTTCCTCTTGGAAGAGAGACCAAGCGGAGGCATCGCCACCGAGGACACAAACACCAccgaaagaaaagagagagagatgctgaggAGGGGAAGGAAGATGGCCGGGAATCCCCATCTTATG ACACACCCTCCCAAAGGGTCCAGTTCATCTTGGGTACAGAGGACGATGACCTGGAGCACGTCCCCCATGACCTCTTCACTGAGCTGGACGAGCTGTCCTTCAGGGACGGCAGCAATGCCACGGAATGGAAAGAGACTGCCAG ATGGCTGAAGTTTGAGGAGGATGTGGAAGATGGTGGTGAGAGGTGGAGTAAGCCCTACGTGGCTACATTGTCGCTTCACAGCTTATTTGAACTACGTAGCTGTATACTCAACGGCACTGTCATGCTGGATATGAGAGCCAACACTATCGAGGAAATCGCAG ACATGTTGATAGACAGCATGGTGGCTTCGGGCCAGCTGAAGGAGGACCTCTGCTGCCAGGTGCGAGAAGCCATGCTGAAGAAGCACCACCACCAGAACGAGAGAAAGCTCAGCAATCGCATCCCTCTGGTGCGCTCCATCGCTGACATAGGCAAGAAACATTCCGACCCGCTCTTGCTTGAGAGAAACG GAGAGGGCCTGTCCTCTTCACGTCTTTCTCTCCACAAGCCAGGGgcatcctcctctgtctccaacCTGTCCCAGAGACGAGAATCCCGAGTCTCCGTCCTGCTCAACCACCTCCtgccctcttcttcctccaacaCTGGGTCCACCCTAGGCCCCTCGCCCCTCACCACCCCACAAAGTACCCCAGCTTTCTTCCGGCGCTCCTCCCAAAGCCCACCACGCACCCGTGGCACAGGCCCTGGCCCTCAAGGCATCCCCGAGGTGGTGGTATCTCCTCCAGAGGATGACGACCCACCAAACTCGACAGAAGATGAGGCAACATCGCCACAGCTCAGCCGACGAACATCCTTGGCATCCCAGAGCCTCGAGCTGCTGCCCTTAGAAG GACCATTGATATCTCCGAACTCCGTCCCAAACAACCTGGATGGCAATAAGGCTGTGGAGAGGAGGCCATCCAAAGTAGGG GTGGACATGAATTTCATGAAAAAGATTCCTCCGGGTGCTGAGGCTTCCAACGTGCTGGTGGGAGAAGTGGACTTCCTGGAGAAGCCCATTATTGCCTTTGTGCGACTGTCTCCTGCGGTCCTTATCACAGGCCTCACAGAGGTGCCTGTTCCCACGAG GTTTCTTTTCCTGCTTTTGGGTCCTCACGGCAAAGGCCCGCAGTACCATGAAATTGGCAGATCAATGGCCACACTCATGACAGATGAG ATTTTCCATGATGTGGCGTACAAAGCCAAAGACCGAACGGATCTCCTCTCTGGGATTGACGAGTTCCTTGATCAAGTGACTGTCCTGCCTCCTGGGGAATGGGATCCCACGATTCGGATCGAGCCTCCCAAGAATGTCCCATCTCAG atgaagaggaagagaccGTCCCAGCCCAACGGGAGTGCGTCTCCAGCAGGTGAGCTGGAAAAGGATGAGGACCATCATGAAGGACCTGAGCTGCAGAGGACGGGGAT GATATTTGGAGGTCTGATCTGGGATATCAAGCGGAAAGCACCGTTCTACTGGAGTGACATCAGGGACTCCTTCAGTCTGCAGTGTCTTGCCTCCGTCCTCTTCCTCTATTGCGCCTGCATGTCCCCCGTCATCACATTTGGAGGTCTGCTGGGGGAGGCCACAAAAGGCAACATA AGTGCTATAGAGTCTCTATTTGGGGCGTCGCTGACAGGAGTGGCGTACTCCCTCTTCGCAGGCCAGCCCCTCACTATTCTTGGCAGCACGGGGCCCGTTTTAGTGTTTGAGAAGATCCTCTTCAAGTTCTGCAG CGACTACGGCCTCTCCTACCTGTCACTGCGAACCAGCATCGGCCTGTGGACAGCCTTCATGTGTCTCGTCCTGGTGGCGACAGATGCCAGCTCCTTGGTCTGCTACATCACCAGATTCACAGAGGAGGCCTTTGCCGCGCTCATCTGCATCATCTTCATCTACGAGGCTCTAGAGAAGCTGTTTCACTTGGGGGAACACTACCCTGTCAACATGCACAACGACCTGGACAATCTTACTCTGTATTC GTGTCAGTGCTCTCCTCCAGCCAATGTCACATATGAGCAGGAGCAGAAGTGGAATCAGTCGGGATACAGCCCAGACTCTGTCCCCTGGGGCAGCCTCAATGTTTCG ATGTGTAAAACGCTCCATGGGGAGTTTGTGGGTCCGGCCTGTGGTCACCATGGTCCCTACATCCCAGATGTTCTCTTCTGGTCGatcatcctcttcttcaccaccttcttcctctcctccttcctcaaGCAATTCAAGACGGAGAGATATTTTCCCACCAAG GTGCGTTCCACTATCAGCGACTTTGCTGTGTTTATAACCATCATGATCATGGTGCTGGTTGACTATCTAATGGGCATCCCATCTCCGAAACTGAATGTTCCCGACCGCTTTGAG CCTACTTCAAAGAACCGAGGCTGGCTAATGGACCCGCTAGGAGAAAATCCCTGGTGGACTCTGCTGGTGTCTGCACTTCCTGCCCTGCTCTGCACCATCCTCATCTTTATGGACCAGCAGATCACTGCAGTCATCATAAACCGCAAGGAGCACAAACTCAAG AAAGGCTGTGGCTATCACCTGGACTTGCTGATCGTGGCAGTAATGCTGGGTGTGTGCTCCATTATGGGCCTGCCGTGGTTCGTGGCTGCAACCGTCCTCTCCATCTCCCACGTGAACAGCCTGAAGGTGGAGTCTGGCTGCTCCGCTCCAGGAGAACAGCCCAAGTTTCTGGGCATTCGAGAGCAGCGTGTCACTGGGTTCATGATTTTTGTCCTCATGGGTTGTTCCGTTTTCATGACGTCAGTGCTCAAG TTCATTCCAATGCCAGTGTTGTATGGAGTCTTTCTCTACATGGGTGTCTCCTCCCTCAAAGGAATTCAA TTCTTTGACAGAATCAAGTTGTTTGGTATGCCTGCCAAGCACCAGCCGGATCTGATCTATCTCCGCTATGTGCCGCTGTGGAAGGTCCACATCTTCACCCTGGTGCAGCTCACCTGTCTGGTGCTGCTCTGGGTCATCAAggcctctgcagcagctgttgtgtTTCCCATGATG
- the LOC109639156 gene encoding sodium bicarbonate cotransporter 3-like isoform X8 — MDEQSEEETVLTGLDEEAIVDHGKTSFTTHSNYEKEELESHRAVYVGVHVPLGRETKRRHRHRGHKHHRKKRERDAEEGKEDGRESPSYDTPSQRVQFILGTEDDDLEHVPHDLFTELDELSFRDGSNATEWKETARWLKFEEDVEDGGERWSKPYVATLSLHSLFELRSCILNGTVMLDMRANTIEEIADMLIDSMVASGQLKEDLCCQVREAMLKKHHHQNERKLSNRIPLVRSIADIGEGLSSSRLSLHKPGASSSVSNLSQRRESRVSVLLNHLLPSSSSNTGSTLGPSPLTTPQSTPAFFRRSSQSPPRTRGTGPGPQGIPEVVVSPPEDDDPPNSTEDEATSPQLSRRTSLASQSLELLPLEGPLISPNSVPNNLDGNKAVERRPSKVGVSRESSSVDFSKVDMNFMKKIPPGAEASNVLVGEVDFLEKPIIAFVRLSPAVLITGLTEVPVPTRFLFLLLGPHGKGPQYHEIGRSMATLMTDEIFHDVAYKAKDRTDLLSGIDEFLDQVTVLPPGEWDPTIRIEPPKNVPSQMKRKRPSQPNGSASPAGELEKDEDHHEGPELQRTGMIFGGLIWDIKRKAPFYWSDIRDSFSLQCLASVLFLYCACMSPVITFGGLLGEATKGNISAIESLFGASLTGVAYSLFAGQPLTILGSTGPVLVFEKILFKFCSDYGLSYLSLRTSIGLWTAFMCLVLVATDASSLVCYITRFTEEAFAALICIIFIYEALEKLFHLGEHYPVNMHNDLDNLTLYSCQCSPPANVTYEQEQKWNQSGYSPDSVPWGSLNVSMCKTLHGEFVGPACGHHGPYIPDVLFWSIILFFTTFFLSSFLKQFKTERYFPTKVRSTISDFAVFITIMIMVLVDYLMGIPSPKLNVPDRFEPTSKNRGWLMDPLGENPWWTLLVSALPALLCTILIFMDQQITAVIINRKEHKLKKGCGYHLDLLIVAVMLGVCSIMGLPWFVAATVLSISHVNSLKVESGCSAPGEQPKFLGIREQRVTGFMIFVLMGCSVFMTSVLKFIPMPVLYGVFLYMGVSSLKGIQFFDRIKLFGMPAKHQPDLIYLRYVPLWKVHIFTLVQLTCLVLLWVIKASAAAVVFPMMVLALVFIRKLLDFFFTKRELSWLDDLMPESKKKKEDDKKKKAREKLEAESRLQEEGMGLKVGFEGSNHLSIPVKSLSGSQEKVACVRVDVSPESPGGGSTAETFL; from the exons ATGGACGAACAGAGCGAAGAGGAGACTGTGCTCACG GGTCTAGATGAAGAGGCCATAGTTGACCATGGAAAGACCAGCTTCACCACTCACTCAAACTATGAGAAGGAAGAGTTGGAAA GCCACAGAGCAGTATACGTAGGTGTCCACGTTCCTCTTGGAAGAGAGACCAAGCGGAGGCATCGCCACCGAGGACACAAACACCAccgaaagaaaagagagagagatgctgaggAGGGGAAGGAAGATGGCCGGGAATCCCCATCTTATG ACACACCCTCCCAAAGGGTCCAGTTCATCTTGGGTACAGAGGACGATGACCTGGAGCACGTCCCCCATGACCTCTTCACTGAGCTGGACGAGCTGTCCTTCAGGGACGGCAGCAATGCCACGGAATGGAAAGAGACTGCCAG ATGGCTGAAGTTTGAGGAGGATGTGGAAGATGGTGGTGAGAGGTGGAGTAAGCCCTACGTGGCTACATTGTCGCTTCACAGCTTATTTGAACTACGTAGCTGTATACTCAACGGCACTGTCATGCTGGATATGAGAGCCAACACTATCGAGGAAATCGCAG ACATGTTGATAGACAGCATGGTGGCTTCGGGCCAGCTGAAGGAGGACCTCTGCTGCCAGGTGCGAGAAGCCATGCTGAAGAAGCACCACCACCAGAACGAGAGAAAGCTCAGCAATCGCATCCCTCTGGTGCGCTCCATCGCTGACATAG GAGAGGGCCTGTCCTCTTCACGTCTTTCTCTCCACAAGCCAGGGgcatcctcctctgtctccaacCTGTCCCAGAGACGAGAATCCCGAGTCTCCGTCCTGCTCAACCACCTCCtgccctcttcttcctccaacaCTGGGTCCACCCTAGGCCCCTCGCCCCTCACCACCCCACAAAGTACCCCAGCTTTCTTCCGGCGCTCCTCCCAAAGCCCACCACGCACCCGTGGCACAGGCCCTGGCCCTCAAGGCATCCCCGAGGTGGTGGTATCTCCTCCAGAGGATGACGACCCACCAAACTCGACAGAAGATGAGGCAACATCGCCACAGCTCAGCCGACGAACATCCTTGGCATCCCAGAGCCTCGAGCTGCTGCCCTTAGAAG GACCATTGATATCTCCGAACTCCGTCCCAAACAACCTGGATGGCAATAAGGCTGTGGAGAGGAGGCCATCCAAAGTAGGGGTCAGTAGAGAAAGCAGCAGTGTCGACTTCAGCAAG GTGGACATGAATTTCATGAAAAAGATTCCTCCGGGTGCTGAGGCTTCCAACGTGCTGGTGGGAGAAGTGGACTTCCTGGAGAAGCCCATTATTGCCTTTGTGCGACTGTCTCCTGCGGTCCTTATCACAGGCCTCACAGAGGTGCCTGTTCCCACGAG GTTTCTTTTCCTGCTTTTGGGTCCTCACGGCAAAGGCCCGCAGTACCATGAAATTGGCAGATCAATGGCCACACTCATGACAGATGAG ATTTTCCATGATGTGGCGTACAAAGCCAAAGACCGAACGGATCTCCTCTCTGGGATTGACGAGTTCCTTGATCAAGTGACTGTCCTGCCTCCTGGGGAATGGGATCCCACGATTCGGATCGAGCCTCCCAAGAATGTCCCATCTCAG atgaagaggaagagaccGTCCCAGCCCAACGGGAGTGCGTCTCCAGCAGGTGAGCTGGAAAAGGATGAGGACCATCATGAAGGACCTGAGCTGCAGAGGACGGGGAT GATATTTGGAGGTCTGATCTGGGATATCAAGCGGAAAGCACCGTTCTACTGGAGTGACATCAGGGACTCCTTCAGTCTGCAGTGTCTTGCCTCCGTCCTCTTCCTCTATTGCGCCTGCATGTCCCCCGTCATCACATTTGGAGGTCTGCTGGGGGAGGCCACAAAAGGCAACATA AGTGCTATAGAGTCTCTATTTGGGGCGTCGCTGACAGGAGTGGCGTACTCCCTCTTCGCAGGCCAGCCCCTCACTATTCTTGGCAGCACGGGGCCCGTTTTAGTGTTTGAGAAGATCCTCTTCAAGTTCTGCAG CGACTACGGCCTCTCCTACCTGTCACTGCGAACCAGCATCGGCCTGTGGACAGCCTTCATGTGTCTCGTCCTGGTGGCGACAGATGCCAGCTCCTTGGTCTGCTACATCACCAGATTCACAGAGGAGGCCTTTGCCGCGCTCATCTGCATCATCTTCATCTACGAGGCTCTAGAGAAGCTGTTTCACTTGGGGGAACACTACCCTGTCAACATGCACAACGACCTGGACAATCTTACTCTGTATTC GTGTCAGTGCTCTCCTCCAGCCAATGTCACATATGAGCAGGAGCAGAAGTGGAATCAGTCGGGATACAGCCCAGACTCTGTCCCCTGGGGCAGCCTCAATGTTTCG ATGTGTAAAACGCTCCATGGGGAGTTTGTGGGTCCGGCCTGTGGTCACCATGGTCCCTACATCCCAGATGTTCTCTTCTGGTCGatcatcctcttcttcaccaccttcttcctctcctccttcctcaaGCAATTCAAGACGGAGAGATATTTTCCCACCAAG GTGCGTTCCACTATCAGCGACTTTGCTGTGTTTATAACCATCATGATCATGGTGCTGGTTGACTATCTAATGGGCATCCCATCTCCGAAACTGAATGTTCCCGACCGCTTTGAG CCTACTTCAAAGAACCGAGGCTGGCTAATGGACCCGCTAGGAGAAAATCCCTGGTGGACTCTGCTGGTGTCTGCACTTCCTGCCCTGCTCTGCACCATCCTCATCTTTATGGACCAGCAGATCACTGCAGTCATCATAAACCGCAAGGAGCACAAACTCAAG AAAGGCTGTGGCTATCACCTGGACTTGCTGATCGTGGCAGTAATGCTGGGTGTGTGCTCCATTATGGGCCTGCCGTGGTTCGTGGCTGCAACCGTCCTCTCCATCTCCCACGTGAACAGCCTGAAGGTGGAGTCTGGCTGCTCCGCTCCAGGAGAACAGCCCAAGTTTCTGGGCATTCGAGAGCAGCGTGTCACTGGGTTCATGATTTTTGTCCTCATGGGTTGTTCCGTTTTCATGACGTCAGTGCTCAAG TTCATTCCAATGCCAGTGTTGTATGGAGTCTTTCTCTACATGGGTGTCTCCTCCCTCAAAGGAATTCAA TTCTTTGACAGAATCAAGTTGTTTGGTATGCCTGCCAAGCACCAGCCGGATCTGATCTATCTCCGCTATGTGCCGCTGTGGAAGGTCCACATCTTCACCCTGGTGCAGCTCACCTGTCTGGTGCTGCTCTGGGTCATCAAggcctctgcagcagctgttgtgtTTCCCATGATG